The following coding sequences lie in one Rutidosis leptorrhynchoides isolate AG116_Rl617_1_P2 chromosome 4, CSIRO_AGI_Rlap_v1, whole genome shotgun sequence genomic window:
- the LOC139842165 gene encoding uncharacterized protein → MNFSQTPIPEYFTSFHQRRDACGLLGFNIVQKVTSAIRQLVYAASTDLFNEYLHMGEQTSYDCLNKFCECIFHLCSTEYLRKPTAQDVQRLTTKQAQIHGFSGMLGSIDCMHWRWRNCPARWKGHYTRGDHGYPSIMFEAVASYDGWF, encoded by the coding sequence ATGAATTTTTCCCAAACTCCGATTCCTGAGTATTTTACTTCTTTTCATCAAAGACGTGATGCTTGTGGGCTACTTGGTTTTAATATTGTTCAAAAAGTAACATCAGCCATACGTCAACTAGTGTATGCTGCGTCGACCGATCTTTTTAACGAGTATTTGCATATGGGTGAACAAACCTCATATGATTGTTTAAACAAATTTTGCGAATGTATTTTTCACTTGTGCTCAACAGAATATTTGAGAAAACCAACTGCACAAGATGTGCAACGTTTGACCACTAAACAAGCTCAAATACATGGATTTTCGGGGATGTTAGGAAGCATCGATTGTATGCATTGGAGATGGAGAAATTGTCCGGCACGTTGGAAGGGTCATTATACACGAGGTGACCATGGTTACCCGTCAATTATGTTTGAAGCGGTAGCGTCTTATGATGGATGGTTTTAG